In Pyxidicoccus xibeiensis, the following proteins share a genomic window:
- a CDS encoding prolyl oligopeptidase family serine peptidase has translation MSRLYVASLLTGLLTAPVAAASEDPFLWLEEVQGPRALEWVRAQNAKTLAVLEKDPRFESFHAEALRLLTATDRIPTPDFRAGGVDNFWQDQANPRGVWRHVSLDGYASPAPQWKTVLDVDALSKAEGANQVWKGSDCLPPADQRCLVSLSNGGKDAVEVRELDTATGKFVEGGFRLPEGKQFSDWMDADTLLVGRDWGGDTLTESGYAYVLKRWKRGTPLAEATEVFRGQRTDVYAGPVLLRDAEGALQAVLVNRAVTFFDSEFWLLAAEEPVRVPLPLKASFQAFVEGQVVFTLEEDWGRFKQGALVAYPLAALKADAAAAKPTLLLQPGPRQAIEAVAATRGRLLVNVYEDVKGALDVYTPAKGKWTRKRLALPKNASVGIVSTSSAHDRLFVQSQGFLEPTALWLADAAAGTVKQVKSMPARFDASKHRVEQFWAASKDGTRVPYFLVRPVAQKSGEPVPTLVYGYGGFQVAKPPVYLPEVGKLWLERGGAYVVANIRGGGEFGPRWHQAALREKRQRSFDDFAAVMEDLVRRKVSTPRRIGIYGRSNGGVLTSVAMTQRPELLNAAVIESPLIDMLRYHKLPAGASWVGEYGNPEVPADAAFISKYSAYQNLQAGVRYPTPYITTNTKDDRVHPGHARKFAARLEAMGLPYLYYENTDGGHSNDSDPLLNARRWALHHVYLARQLMD, from the coding sequence ATGAGCAGGCTGTATGTCGCATCGTTGTTGACCGGGCTGTTGACCGCTCCCGTGGCGGCTGCCTCGGAGGACCCCTTCCTGTGGCTGGAGGAGGTGCAGGGCCCTCGCGCACTCGAGTGGGTGCGCGCCCAGAATGCGAAGACGCTGGCGGTGCTGGAGAAGGACCCGCGCTTCGAGTCCTTCCACGCGGAGGCGCTGCGGCTCCTCACCGCCACCGACCGCATTCCTACCCCCGACTTCCGCGCGGGCGGCGTGGACAACTTCTGGCAGGACCAGGCCAACCCCCGCGGCGTCTGGCGCCACGTCTCGCTGGACGGCTACGCGAGCCCGGCCCCGCAGTGGAAGACGGTGCTGGACGTGGATGCGCTGTCGAAGGCCGAGGGCGCCAACCAGGTGTGGAAGGGCAGTGACTGCCTTCCGCCCGCGGACCAGCGGTGCCTCGTCTCCCTGTCCAACGGCGGCAAGGACGCGGTGGAGGTGCGGGAGCTCGACACCGCCACGGGGAAGTTCGTGGAGGGAGGCTTCCGGCTGCCCGAGGGCAAGCAGTTCTCGGATTGGATGGACGCGGACACGCTGCTCGTGGGCCGGGACTGGGGCGGCGACACCCTCACCGAGTCCGGCTACGCCTACGTGCTCAAGCGCTGGAAGCGCGGCACGCCGCTGGCGGAGGCGACCGAGGTCTTTCGCGGGCAGCGCACGGACGTCTACGCCGGGCCCGTGCTGCTGCGCGACGCGGAGGGCGCGCTCCAGGCCGTGCTGGTCAACCGCGCGGTGACCTTCTTCGACTCCGAGTTCTGGCTGCTCGCGGCGGAGGAGCCCGTCCGCGTGCCGCTGCCGCTGAAGGCCTCCTTCCAGGCCTTCGTGGAGGGGCAGGTCGTCTTCACGCTGGAGGAGGACTGGGGCCGGTTCAAGCAGGGTGCGCTGGTGGCGTACCCGCTCGCGGCGCTGAAGGCGGATGCCGCGGCGGCGAAGCCGACCCTGCTGCTGCAGCCCGGGCCGCGCCAGGCCATCGAGGCGGTGGCCGCGACGCGCGGCAGGCTGCTGGTCAACGTGTATGAAGACGTGAAGGGCGCGCTCGACGTCTACACGCCGGCGAAGGGGAAGTGGACGCGCAAGCGGCTCGCGCTGCCGAAGAACGCCTCGGTGGGAATCGTCTCCACCTCCTCGGCGCACGACAGGCTCTTCGTGCAGTCCCAGGGCTTCCTGGAGCCGACGGCGCTGTGGCTGGCCGACGCGGCGGCGGGCACGGTGAAGCAGGTGAAGTCGATGCCTGCGCGCTTCGATGCGTCGAAGCACCGGGTGGAGCAGTTCTGGGCGGCGTCGAAGGATGGCACGCGGGTTCCCTACTTCCTGGTGCGACCGGTGGCGCAGAAGTCCGGCGAGCCGGTGCCGACGCTGGTGTACGGCTACGGCGGGTTCCAGGTGGCCAAGCCGCCCGTCTACCTGCCCGAGGTCGGCAAGCTCTGGCTGGAGCGCGGCGGCGCGTATGTCGTCGCCAACATCCGGGGCGGCGGTGAGTTCGGCCCCCGCTGGCACCAGGCCGCCCTGCGCGAGAAGCGTCAGCGGTCGTTCGACGACTTCGCCGCCGTCATGGAGGACCTCGTCCGCCGGAAGGTCAGCACCCCGCGCCGCATCGGCATCTATGGGCGCTCCAACGGCGGCGTCCTCACCAGCGTGGCGATGACCCAGCGCCCCGAGCTGCTCAACGCGGCCGTCATCGAGAGCCCGCTCATCGACATGCTGCGCTACCACAAGCTGCCGGCGGGCGCGTCGTGGGTGGGCGAGTACGGCAACCCCGAGGTGCCGGCGGACGCGGCCTTCATCTCGAAGTACTCGGCCTACCAGAACCTCCAGGCAGGGGTGCGCTACCCCACGCCGTACATCACCACCAACACCAAGGACGACCGGGTCCACCCCGGCCACGCGCGCAAGTTCGCGGCCCGGCTGGAGGCCATGGGACTGCCGTACCTGTATTACGAGAACACCGACGGTGGGCACTCCAACGACTCGGACCCGCTGCTCAACGCACGCCGATGGGCGCTCCACCACGTGTACCTGGCGCGGCAGCTGATGGACTGA
- a CDS encoding 2OG-Fe dioxygenase family protein, whose product MSFSPPVTPPSEVLATLRGRGYAVLSRAGLCELVETPASELDALVPTWNDLPPDTYLRDGGRYRSRRHSCFVVEGSALRQVPHRAHWQPVEYNALHGGLERWFEPMAPSVIARPVWSKLLSGIAACGSALKGAQPWYVEAHQFRIDTTDGIGRPTPEGAHRDGVDFVAVLLVGREGIKGGETRVFEAAGPNGLRFTLTEPWSALLLDDERVIHESTPIQPLGGVGHRDTLVLTFRSKGFQGP is encoded by the coding sequence ATGAGCTTCTCGCCGCCCGTCACGCCTCCCTCGGAAGTCCTCGCCACCCTGCGCGGCCGTGGCTACGCCGTCCTCAGCCGCGCGGGCCTGTGCGAGCTGGTGGAGACACCCGCCTCCGAGCTCGATGCGCTGGTGCCGACCTGGAACGACCTGCCGCCCGACACGTACCTGCGGGATGGCGGGCGCTACCGCTCGCGCCGGCACTCCTGCTTCGTCGTCGAGGGCTCCGCCCTCCGCCAGGTGCCGCACCGCGCGCACTGGCAGCCCGTCGAGTACAACGCGCTGCACGGCGGCCTGGAGCGCTGGTTCGAGCCGATGGCCCCGTCCGTCATCGCCCGGCCCGTCTGGTCGAAGCTGCTGAGCGGGATTGCCGCGTGCGGCTCGGCGCTGAAGGGGGCGCAGCCCTGGTACGTCGAGGCGCACCAGTTCCGCATCGACACCACGGACGGCATCGGCCGGCCGACGCCCGAGGGGGCGCACCGCGACGGCGTGGACTTCGTCGCCGTGCTGCTCGTCGGCCGTGAGGGCATCAAGGGGGGAGAGACGCGCGTGTTCGAGGCCGCGGGCCCCAATGGCCTCCGCTTCACGCTGACCGAGCCCTGGTCCGCGCTGCTGCTGGACGACGAGCGCGTGATTCACGAGAGCACGCCCATCCAGCCGCTGGGCGGCGTGGGCCACCGCGACACGCTCGTGCTGACGTTCCGCTCCAAGGGGTTCCAGGGCCCGTGA
- a CDS encoding acyltransferase family protein, whose amino-acid sequence MSDCFRRYDAGVTPPGRVPLFENARGLLIVLVVVGHSLEPLIGREPLAKALYTGLYLFHIPAFAFLSGHLSRAELDRKVVLGIAWSLLAPLAIFQALYVAFDVWVLERPWTPQWLVQPYWVLWFLWSLACWRLLLPLLRRVPMPLGVSVAIALGAGLIPWVGYLFGVSRTLVFLPCFVAGHVVRREWLLSPNPAWERGIALAVFAVLGGFVSALALGMVAAPDLQWLYGSSGYRAIGVAPLSGISMRLGFLGCALALTWSFFMLCPRGDGALTRFGGRSLAPFLLHGFFVRGLAKAGLFSALHGVQGVALAIAGGALLAVLLGHPLVVGLTRPLWEPRWLFQRG is encoded by the coding sequence GTGTCCGACTGCTTCCGCCGGTATGACGCAGGGGTGACGCCCCCTGGACGAGTGCCGCTGTTCGAGAACGCCCGCGGCCTGCTCATCGTGCTCGTCGTCGTCGGGCACTCGCTCGAGCCGCTCATCGGCCGCGAGCCGCTGGCGAAGGCGCTCTACACCGGCCTCTACCTGTTCCACATCCCCGCGTTCGCGTTCCTCTCGGGCCACCTGTCGCGCGCGGAGCTGGACCGCAAGGTCGTCCTCGGCATCGCGTGGTCCCTGCTGGCGCCGCTCGCCATCTTCCAGGCGCTCTACGTGGCGTTCGACGTGTGGGTGCTCGAACGGCCGTGGACACCGCAGTGGCTGGTGCAGCCGTACTGGGTGCTCTGGTTCCTGTGGAGCCTCGCCTGCTGGCGGCTGTTGCTGCCGCTGCTTCGCCGCGTGCCCATGCCGCTGGGAGTGTCGGTGGCCATCGCGCTCGGGGCCGGGCTGATTCCGTGGGTGGGCTACCTGTTCGGCGTGTCCCGGACGCTCGTGTTCCTGCCGTGCTTCGTCGCGGGCCATGTGGTGCGGCGGGAGTGGCTGCTGTCTCCCAACCCGGCATGGGAGCGGGGCATCGCGCTCGCGGTGTTCGCGGTGCTGGGTGGCTTCGTCTCGGCCCTGGCCCTGGGAATGGTCGCCGCGCCGGACCTGCAGTGGCTGTACGGCAGCAGCGGCTACCGGGCGATTGGCGTGGCTCCGCTGTCCGGAATCTCGATGCGGCTCGGGTTCCTCGGCTGCGCGCTCGCGCTCACCTGGTCCTTCTTCATGCTGTGCCCCCGAGGCGATGGCGCGCTCACCCGCTTCGGTGGACGGAGCCTGGCGCCGTTCCTCCTGCACGGCTTCTTCGTGCGTGGCCTCGCGAAGGCGGGGCTGTTCTCCGCGCTGCACGGCGTACAGGGGGTGGCGCTCGCGATTGCTGGCGGCGCACTGCTCGCGGTGCTGCTGGGTCACCCGCTCGTCGTCGGGCTCACCCGGCCGCTGTGGGAGCCACGGTGGCTGTTCCAGCGAGGCTGA
- a CDS encoding ABC transporter permease: MVPLFYNARSLWARRLSTGLTVLGLGLVVFVFSAVLMLANGIESALAAGGDPANAVILRKGATGELVSAVERDAVRVLATDPAVASGPDGAPLVAGELVVLVALPRDGGQAMNTTARGVGPQSFAARPEVRLVSGRAPRPGTNEVALGSALVGTSPEATLGGELRFAQQRWPVVGVFEARAGAFESELWGDASRLGSAFGRPEYSSALVRLRSAEDMDAFVRRVGEDARFTLEAKPEPRYWADQASGLATFIRVLGLFVSFVFSVGAVLGAMITMYAQVATRIAELGMLRAVGFRRRSVLASVVVESAMLGAAGGVLGALGALATRWIHIRTLNFQTFAEVSFGFTPTPGIVVGALLFGTLMGLVGGLLPALRAARLSILDALRA; this comes from the coding sequence ATGGTGCCGCTCTTCTACAATGCGCGCAGCCTCTGGGCCCGGCGGCTGTCCACGGGCCTGACGGTGCTGGGCCTGGGACTGGTGGTGTTCGTCTTCTCCGCAGTGCTGATGCTGGCCAACGGCATCGAGTCCGCGCTCGCCGCCGGAGGCGACCCGGCGAACGCCGTCATCCTCCGCAAGGGTGCCACCGGCGAGCTGGTCAGCGCGGTGGAGCGGGACGCGGTGCGCGTGCTGGCCACGGACCCGGCGGTGGCGTCGGGGCCGGACGGAGCGCCGCTGGTGGCCGGTGAGCTGGTGGTGCTGGTGGCCCTGCCTCGCGACGGCGGGCAGGCGATGAACACCACCGCGCGGGGCGTGGGGCCACAGAGCTTCGCGGCGCGGCCGGAGGTGCGGCTCGTCTCGGGGCGCGCGCCTCGGCCAGGGACGAACGAGGTGGCGCTGGGCAGCGCGCTGGTGGGCACGTCACCGGAGGCGACGCTGGGCGGCGAGCTGCGCTTCGCCCAGCAGCGGTGGCCGGTGGTGGGCGTCTTCGAGGCGCGAGCGGGCGCCTTCGAGTCGGAGCTCTGGGGAGACGCCTCGCGGCTGGGCTCGGCCTTCGGGCGGCCGGAGTACAGCTCCGCGCTGGTGCGGCTGCGCTCGGCGGAGGACATGGACGCCTTCGTGCGTCGCGTGGGGGAGGACGCGCGCTTCACGCTGGAGGCGAAGCCGGAGCCCCGCTACTGGGCGGACCAGGCCAGTGGGCTGGCCACCTTCATCCGCGTGCTGGGGCTGTTCGTGTCCTTCGTCTTCAGCGTGGGCGCGGTGCTGGGGGCGATGATTACGATGTACGCGCAGGTCGCGACGCGAATCGCCGAGCTGGGCATGTTGCGCGCGGTGGGCTTCCGGAGGCGCAGCGTGCTGGCCAGCGTGGTGGTGGAGTCCGCGATGCTGGGCGCGGCGGGCGGCGTGCTGGGCGCACTGGGGGCGCTGGCCACGCGGTGGATTCACATCCGCACGCTGAACTTCCAGACCTTCGCGGAGGTGAGCTTCGGCTTCACGCCCACGCCCGGCATCGTCGTGGGCGCGCTGCTGTTCGGCACGCTGATGGGACTCGTCGGTGGGCTGCTGCCCGCGCTGCGCGCCGCGCGCCTGTCCATCCTCGATGCGCTGCGGGCCTGA
- a CDS encoding ABC transporter permease yields MTFGRLVWRDLLRNPLRLGLTILAGAVGVTAFIFLRTVIDLFYFGAEAAQVDRLIVRNKVSITQPLPLSYYARIAALPGVTAITHQEWFGGTLGETQKDFFANFAVDASTFLEVFPEFTAPSGQLSAFRSDPCGALIGDKLARRFGWKPGDRVTLKGQIYPGDWTFNVRGIYTGTRPGADTTLFVFSYPCLNESAQLPEAAKDQAGIYAVRVDDPARSGEVAAAIDGMFANSPYPTKTESERAFQLGFVAMSSAIVTAIRVVSTVILLIILLVIGNTLAMGVRERTRDLATLRAMGFRPGKVVLLVLAESAVIGLAAAALGVLAAPSLVNGFARLIASQFGQLPDNVMQVRTLVLSVLAALAVSLLAGAVPALRAVRLPVAEGLRKVA; encoded by the coding sequence GTGACATTCGGCCGGCTCGTGTGGCGGGACTTGCTGCGCAACCCGCTGCGCCTGGGGCTCACCATCCTCGCGGGCGCGGTGGGCGTGACGGCCTTCATCTTCCTGCGCACCGTCATCGACCTCTTCTACTTCGGCGCGGAGGCGGCGCAGGTGGACCGGCTCATCGTCCGCAACAAGGTGTCCATCACCCAGCCGCTGCCGCTCTCCTACTACGCGCGCATCGCCGCGCTGCCCGGGGTGACGGCCATCACCCACCAGGAGTGGTTCGGCGGCACGCTCGGCGAGACGCAGAAGGACTTCTTCGCCAACTTCGCCGTGGATGCCTCCACGTTCCTGGAGGTCTTCCCCGAGTTCACCGCTCCCTCCGGGCAACTCTCCGCCTTCCGGAGCGACCCGTGCGGCGCGCTGATAGGCGACAAGCTGGCGCGGCGCTTCGGCTGGAAGCCCGGCGACCGGGTGACGCTCAAGGGCCAGATATATCCGGGGGACTGGACCTTCAACGTGCGCGGCATCTACACCGGCACACGCCCCGGGGCGGACACCACGCTGTTCGTCTTCAGCTACCCGTGCCTCAACGAGAGCGCGCAGCTCCCCGAGGCCGCCAAGGACCAGGCTGGCATCTACGCGGTGCGCGTGGATGACCCGGCGCGCTCGGGCGAGGTGGCGGCCGCCATCGACGGGATGTTCGCCAACAGCCCGTACCCCACGAAGACCGAGAGCGAGCGCGCCTTCCAGCTCGGCTTCGTGGCCATGTCGTCCGCCATCGTCACCGCCATCCGGGTGGTGTCCACCGTCATCCTGCTCATCATCCTGCTGGTCATCGGCAACACGCTGGCCATGGGCGTGCGCGAGCGCACCCGGGACCTCGCCACCCTGCGCGCGATGGGCTTCCGCCCGGGGAAGGTGGTGCTGCTGGTGCTCGCCGAGTCCGCCGTCATCGGCCTGGCGGCGGCGGCGCTGGGCGTGCTCGCGGCACCTTCGCTGGTGAATGGCTTCGCGCGGCTCATCGCCTCGCAGTTCGGCCAGCTCCCGGACAACGTGATGCAGGTGCGCACGCTGGTGCTGTCCGTGCTCGCGGCGCTGGCGGTGTCGCTGCTGGCCGGAGCCGTGCCCGCCCTGCGCGCGGTGCGCCTGCCCGTGGCGGAGGGCCTGAGGAAGGTGGCCTGA
- a CDS encoding ABC transporter ATP-binding protein, giving the protein MSLEAVPASLPMVRLEGVSKTYRRGTVVVPVLEAVDLTIDTGAFVAFMGPSGSGKSTLLNLISGLDRPTTGVVSVAGRDLAELDDRELSDWRAAHVGFVFQLYNLIPVLTAAENVELPLLLSPLSRAERRRHVAAALDLVGLSHRVGHRPPQLSGGEQQRVAIARAIVTDPDLIIADEPTGDLDRKSAEAVLDLFGVLHRDLHKTLVMVTHDPHAAERAERVHHLEKGVLQ; this is encoded by the coding sequence ATGAGCCTTGAGGCCGTGCCAGCCTCGCTCCCCATGGTCCGCCTGGAGGGCGTCTCCAAGACTTACCGGCGCGGCACGGTGGTGGTGCCCGTGCTGGAGGCGGTGGACCTCACCATCGACACCGGCGCCTTCGTGGCCTTCATGGGCCCGTCCGGCTCCGGCAAGTCCACGCTGCTCAATCTCATCTCCGGATTGGACAGGCCCACGACGGGAGTCGTCTCCGTGGCAGGACGCGACCTGGCGGAACTGGACGACCGCGAGCTGAGCGACTGGCGCGCCGCGCACGTGGGCTTCGTCTTCCAGCTCTACAACCTCATCCCCGTGCTCACCGCGGCGGAGAACGTGGAGCTGCCGCTGCTCCTGTCGCCGCTGTCTCGCGCCGAGCGGCGCCGGCACGTCGCGGCCGCATTGGACCTGGTGGGCCTGTCCCACCGCGTGGGCCATCGCCCACCGCAGCTCTCCGGCGGCGAGCAGCAGCGCGTGGCCATCGCTCGAGCCATCGTCACCGACCCGGACCTCATCATCGCGGACGAGCCCACCGGTGATTTGGACCGCAAGTCGGCCGAGGCCGTGCTGGACCTCTTCGGGGTGCTCCACCGCGACCTGCACAAGACGCTCGTCATGGTGACGCACGACCCGCACGCGGCGGAGCGCGCCGAGCGCGTGCACCACCTGGAGAAGGGGGTGCTCCAGTGA
- a CDS encoding efflux RND transporter periplasmic adaptor subunit produces the protein MAEAPPHNPLSALRIDRSAAPLKRRRRLRWLIPAALLLAVLVLLGVSFSRRAPTVRVVEVREPLPGEQQTELSAAGYVDSRRRSVIAPQVAGRLVDVAVEEGEPVKEGQVIARLDDRDARVALARAEAEVRAAEARLAAARAQAANARRTTERTRNLAKQGVIPRAELLDVETAGSATSEELNAASAQLGVARRAREAARLMLSHTVVRAPFTGTVARKLADEGAVLAPAALEGTNLGGIIELVDLDALEVEAEVSEEQLSRIRAGQPALIFLDAFADQAFPARVGTVRPAIDRSKATATVMVRFQEVPKGALPDMGAKVSFLRSELPPDALDPKATPPRVPATAVVDGEGGPAVWVVKDGKLERQPVRVGPRVGEEVALEQGPPAGTQVVAAPDARRLREGRRVKVEAGSG, from the coding sequence GTGGCAGAAGCCCCGCCGCACAACCCCCTGAGCGCGCTCCGCATCGACCGCTCGGCCGCACCGCTGAAGCGTCGTCGCAGGCTGCGCTGGCTCATCCCCGCCGCGCTGCTGCTCGCCGTCCTTGTCCTGCTCGGCGTCTCCTTCTCCCGCCGCGCCCCCACCGTCCGCGTGGTCGAGGTCCGCGAGCCACTCCCAGGCGAGCAGCAGACCGAGCTGTCCGCCGCCGGCTATGTCGACTCACGCCGTCGCTCTGTCATCGCGCCACAGGTCGCGGGCCGCCTCGTCGACGTCGCGGTGGAGGAGGGCGAGCCCGTGAAGGAGGGGCAGGTCATCGCCCGCCTGGATGACCGCGACGCCCGGGTCGCCCTCGCGCGCGCCGAAGCCGAGGTCCGCGCCGCCGAGGCCCGCCTGGCCGCTGCCCGCGCCCAGGCCGCCAACGCACGGCGCACGACCGAGCGCACCCGCAACCTCGCGAAGCAGGGTGTCATCCCGCGCGCGGAGCTGCTGGACGTGGAGACCGCCGGCAGCGCCACCTCCGAGGAACTCAACGCGGCCAGCGCCCAGCTCGGCGTCGCGCGCCGCGCCCGCGAGGCCGCGCGCCTGATGCTCTCGCACACCGTGGTGCGCGCACCCTTCACCGGCACCGTGGCGCGCAAGCTCGCGGACGAGGGCGCCGTGCTCGCTCCGGCCGCGCTGGAGGGCACCAACCTCGGCGGCATCATCGAGCTGGTCGACCTGGACGCGCTCGAAGTCGAGGCCGAGGTCAGCGAGGAGCAGCTCTCCCGCATCCGCGCGGGACAGCCGGCGCTCATCTTCCTGGATGCCTTTGCGGACCAGGCCTTCCCCGCGCGCGTGGGCACGGTGCGCCCCGCCATCGACCGCTCCAAGGCCACGGCCACGGTGATGGTGCGCTTCCAGGAAGTACCGAAGGGCGCGCTGCCGGACATGGGCGCCAAGGTGTCCTTCCTCAGGAGCGAGCTGCCCCCGGACGCCCTGGACCCGAAGGCAACGCCACCGCGTGTCCCCGCCACCGCGGTGGTGGATGGCGAGGGCGGGCCCGCGGTCTGGGTCGTGAAGGACGGAAAGCTGGAGCGGCAGCCGGTGCGAGTCGGGCCACGCGTGGGTGAGGAGGTCGCACTGGAGCAGGGCCCACCGGCGGGAACCCAGGTCGTCGCGGCACCGGATGCACGGCGGCTGCGCGAGGGGCGGCGCGTGAAGGTGGAAGCGGGGAGCGGATGA
- the sitI6 gene encoding SitI6 family double-CXXCG motif immunity protein, with product MPRFYQLDSGDIAHKKGSYNARHKWLLPGVVCPECKATWGGAGLNYPAVDLSDHPVGKKLSKAYLEEDFEEFERLREQVRPLLPPGFPLKPGTTFGSLVGKARGPFSAFLHQYADDLLVQPDVLDLLQAEGLRGLRGVRTEMLFRPKGVPELLDLHLEPRGRLHPDCLPRSLPPPCPKCGRQGLTLPKHLILDKASLPRDLDIFRLLSSSMVLVVTERFKKVVERFELDGLTFRELPVQSSKPARKSPRAAPARKRAAGGSA from the coding sequence ATGCCGCGCTTCTACCAACTCGACTCCGGCGACATTGCGCATAAGAAAGGTAGCTATAACGCGCGCCACAAATGGCTCCTGCCAGGGGTGGTCTGTCCCGAGTGCAAGGCGACCTGGGGCGGCGCGGGGCTCAACTACCCCGCTGTAGACCTCTCCGACCATCCAGTCGGAAAGAAGCTGTCGAAGGCTTATCTGGAGGAGGACTTCGAGGAGTTCGAGCGCCTGCGTGAGCAGGTCCGCCCGCTGCTGCCTCCTGGCTTCCCGCTCAAACCCGGAACCACGTTTGGTTCTCTGGTGGGAAAAGCCAGGGGGCCATTCTCAGCCTTCCTCCATCAGTACGCCGACGATTTGCTTGTCCAGCCTGATGTCCTGGACCTGCTACAGGCAGAAGGGCTTCGCGGGCTGCGAGGCGTTCGGACGGAGATGCTCTTCCGTCCGAAGGGCGTTCCGGAACTGCTCGACCTGCACTTGGAGCCGCGCGGCAGGCTGCATCCGGACTGCCTTCCACGCAGCCTCCCTCCTCCATGCCCGAAGTGCGGCCGCCAGGGGCTCACGCTTCCGAAGCACCTCATCCTCGACAAGGCTTCGCTCCCCAGGGACCTGGACATCTTCCGGCTGCTGAGCTCTTCGATGGTTCTCGTCGTCACCGAGCGCTTCAAGAAGGTCGTCGAGCGCTTCGAGCTCGACGGCCTGACCTTCCGTGAGCTGCCAGTCCAGTCCTCCAAGCCCGCACGCAAATCACCCCGAGCCGCACCAGCTCGCAAGCGCGCCGCGGGCGGCTCGGCGTGA
- the sitA6 gene encoding SitA6 family polymorphic toxin lipoprotein: protein MSRLAVLCFSVVLASCASTPPPSGVAEYLEAYSRLDEGACVTFLCAEEACGLFRCEDVEPGRLVRTRGTFVLPPSAVGSPQRNWSTVWQFPGRAEPVFEIHWHGRELLPSQKRLLAMAKALASQPREKHHIFPRQEGLREWFEIQGINIHQETMLLDLETHKRIHKGVDGGPWNAAWRDFRKRHEGATKEEMYRYARELIIRFDLVGPILPYHLLVGPPLDY from the coding sequence ATGTCGCGGCTCGCGGTTCTGTGCTTTTCCGTAGTGCTGGCCTCCTGTGCGTCGACTCCGCCGCCTTCGGGTGTGGCGGAGTACCTGGAGGCATACAGCCGGCTCGATGAGGGCGCGTGCGTCACGTTCCTGTGCGCGGAGGAGGCCTGTGGCCTCTTCCGCTGCGAGGACGTGGAGCCCGGGCGGCTGGTCCGGACGCGGGGCACGTTCGTGCTTCCGCCGAGCGCGGTCGGCTCACCGCAGCGGAACTGGAGCACGGTGTGGCAGTTCCCGGGGAGGGCGGAGCCCGTCTTCGAGATTCACTGGCATGGGCGGGAACTGCTGCCCAGTCAGAAGCGACTGCTGGCCATGGCGAAGGCGTTGGCTTCTCAGCCTCGCGAGAAGCACCACATCTTCCCGCGACAGGAGGGGCTCAGGGAGTGGTTCGAGATTCAGGGCATCAACATCCATCAGGAGACGATGCTGCTCGACCTGGAGACCCACAAGCGCATCCACAAGGGCGTAGATGGCGGTCCGTGGAACGCGGCCTGGAGGGACTTTCGCAAGAGACACGAGGGAGCAACCAAGGAGGAGATGTATCGCTATGCGCGCGAGTTGATCATCCGCTTCGACCTGGTAGGGCCCATTCTGCCCTACCATCTACTTGTGGGCCCACCCCTGGACTACTGA
- a CDS encoding c-type cytochrome encodes MKLLVGTGALLSFAGGVALAGGPEPRPVAAPTTPEVKKHPLPKSKDGDLVIGLCDGETSMEVDGVKEGQPLTREQALRVSGALMEEWLKKNPNANWDPVQLPGVAQAPKPPPSPDPKGPRSPPAVPRTPEKPTSGGPVKEGGVTAESGGRAVQQQQGARIQDGHTYGAFSERDEAIWAASTQAFVEEGNRIFHDAAAIGGTVAVSCDMCHPDASNTHPETYPKYQVQLGRVALLRDMINWCIENPARGKPLADDDPRMRAMEAYIYAKRKGTPLEYGKK; translated from the coding sequence ATGAAGCTGCTTGTGGGGACGGGCGCGCTGCTGTCCTTCGCTGGGGGCGTGGCCCTGGCCGGCGGCCCCGAGCCGCGGCCCGTGGCCGCCCCGACGACGCCCGAGGTGAAGAAGCACCCGCTGCCGAAGTCGAAGGACGGCGACCTGGTGATTGGCCTGTGCGATGGCGAGACGTCCATGGAGGTGGACGGCGTGAAGGAGGGGCAGCCGCTGACGCGCGAGCAGGCGCTGCGCGTGTCGGGAGCCCTGATGGAGGAGTGGCTGAAGAAGAACCCGAACGCCAACTGGGACCCGGTGCAGCTGCCGGGGGTGGCGCAGGCGCCGAAGCCTCCGCCGAGCCCGGACCCCAAGGGGCCTCGCAGCCCGCCGGCGGTGCCCCGGACGCCGGAGAAGCCCACGTCGGGCGGTCCGGTGAAGGAGGGCGGCGTCACGGCGGAGAGCGGCGGCAGGGCGGTGCAGCAACAGCAGGGCGCGCGCATCCAGGACGGGCACACGTACGGCGCGTTCTCCGAGCGGGACGAGGCCATCTGGGCGGCGTCCACGCAGGCGTTCGTGGAGGAGGGCAACCGCATCTTCCACGATGCCGCGGCGATTGGCGGCACGGTGGCGGTGTCTTGCGACATGTGCCACCCGGACGCGTCCAATACGCACCCGGAGACGTACCCGAAGTACCAGGTGCAGCTGGGCCGCGTGGCGCTGCTGCGCGACATGATCAACTGGTGCATCGAGAACCCGGCGCGCGGCAAGCCGCTCGCGGATGACGACCCGAGGATGCGCGCCATGGAGGCGTACATCTACGCGAAGCGGAAGGGGACTCCGCTGGAGTACGGGAAGAAGTAA